One genomic region from Mesorhizobium terrae encodes:
- a CDS encoding DUF1489 family protein produces MSLNLIKLCVGCDSVEDLEEWIVFRLDERRRAGEPVEQYHTTRMVPTRAAEIVDGGSLYWVIKGSVQCRQLITEIRPFTDAEGIGRCHLVLDPIVTRTEWQPRRAFQGWRYLKPADAPADLGKGRVGWAEMPPKLRQELAELGLL; encoded by the coding sequence ATGTCTCTCAATCTCATCAAGCTTTGCGTCGGCTGCGACAGCGTCGAGGATCTGGAGGAGTGGATTGTCTTCCGGCTCGACGAGAGACGGCGGGCCGGCGAGCCCGTCGAGCAATATCATACCACGCGCATGGTGCCGACGCGCGCCGCCGAGATCGTTGACGGCGGATCGCTCTACTGGGTCATCAAGGGCAGCGTGCAGTGCCGGCAGCTGATCACCGAAATCCGGCCGTTCACCGACGCCGAGGGCATCGGCCGCTGCCATCTGGTGCTTGATCCGATCGTTACGCGTACCGAATGGCAGCCGCGCCGCGCCTTCCAGGGCTGGCGTTATCTGAAGCCCGCCGATGCGCCGGCCGATCTCGGCAAGGGCAGGGTCGGTTGGGCGGAGATGCCGCCAAAACTCAGGCAGGAACTCGCCGAACTCGGATTGCTCTGA
- the clpS gene encoding ATP-dependent Clp protease adapter ClpS, translating to MQNGSDGNGVGRGTAVITRTKTKTKKPSLYRVLILNDDYTPMEFVVHVLERFFQKDREAATRIMLHVHNHGVGECGVYTYEVAETKVSQVMDFARQNQHPLQCVMEKK from the coding sequence ATGCAGAACGGCAGCGACGGCAATGGTGTCGGTCGCGGCACAGCCGTTATCACGCGCACCAAAACCAAGACCAAGAAGCCCAGCCTCTATCGGGTTCTGATCCTCAACGACGACTACACCCCGATGGAGTTCGTGGTCCACGTTCTGGAGCGTTTCTTCCAGAAGGACCGCGAGGCTGCCACGCGCATCATGCTCCATGTCCACAATCACGGCGTGGGCGAGTGCGGGGTCTATACCTACGAAGTGGCCGAGACCAAGGTGTCTCAGGTCATGGACTTCGCCCGACAGAACCAACATCCGCTGCAATGCGTGATGGAGAAGAAGTGA
- a CDS encoding phasin family protein, translating to MSQTYEDFTKYSKEFADTGLKSFASLSKGAQAIATEATEYTKKSFENGAAHVEKLFSAKSLESAVEIQADYVKNAYEAFVAEATKISELYADLAKDAYKPFESAVAQAK from the coding sequence ATGAGCCAGACCTACGAGGATTTCACCAAATACAGCAAGGAATTCGCCGATACCGGCCTGAAGAGCTTTGCTTCGCTTTCGAAGGGCGCTCAGGCGATCGCCACTGAGGCGACCGAATACACCAAGAAAAGCTTCGAAAATGGCGCCGCCCATGTCGAAAAGCTGTTTTCGGCCAAGTCGCTGGAAAGCGCCGTCGAGATCCAGGCCGACTATGTGAAGAACGCCTATGAGGCTTTCGTCGCCGAGGCCACCAAGATCAGCGAACTCTACGCCGATCTCGCCAAGGACGCCTACAAGCCGTTCGAATCGGCCGTCGCGCAGGCGAAGTAA
- a CDS encoding AzlD domain-containing protein has product MSFFGNNAWWWPYLFILVAGFAATDFWRFLGVYLGGRLSEDSDLLVLVRTMATALVAAVIGNLIVFPGGALAHTPAILRVAAAALGFAVYLASGKRMVVGILTAEMVLALGLYLPL; this is encoded by the coding sequence ATGAGCTTTTTCGGCAACAATGCCTGGTGGTGGCCCTATCTGTTCATCCTCGTCGCCGGTTTCGCGGCAACGGATTTCTGGCGCTTCCTCGGTGTCTATCTCGGCGGCAGGCTCTCCGAGGATTCCGATCTCCTGGTGCTGGTCCGCACAATGGCGACGGCGCTGGTGGCCGCCGTCATCGGCAATCTGATTGTCTTTCCGGGCGGAGCGCTGGCTCATACCCCGGCGATCTTGCGCGTCGCGGCTGCCGCCCTCGGTTTCGCCGTCTACCTCGCCTCCGGCAAGCGCATGGTCGTGGGCATTTTGACGGCCGAAATGGTGCTGGCGCTGGGCCTCTATCTGCCTCTCTGA
- a CDS encoding D-alanyl-D-alanine carboxypeptidase has translation MRQAFKGIVSNSVSLLKTSMVATLALTFAAASIAPAMAAPSSAIVVDAKTGKTLYAKDANARRYPASLTKMMTLYLTFEALKAGRISKNSPVVFSARAAAEPPTKLGVRKGGSVTVETAILSMVTKSANDSSTALAEMLGGTEANFARMMTSKARALGMKGTVFRNANGLPDPGQFTTAQDMATLGMALREHFPQYYGYFSTRSFAYGKRQINGHNRLLGRIKGVDGIKTGYTRASGFNLVSSVNDGNRKLVAVVMGGTSGASRDNQMAKLIQSYLPESSTRGSGPIVARASNDTAVAALSNALLPKKNAPTPEEKPETVVASADEAVADEEVAEDAVVEEAPAKPSRKDKKVIAAAVPVTASAASAPIPAELPVVQAYAAEETPIDRLMTASTADNSAAASTSASGAWAVQIASAPREADAKAQLDKVAKQAGRVLAKASGFTVAFDKDGTTYYRARFGFETKEAAWKACNALKRKSISCFAVQQ, from the coding sequence GTGCGTCAGGCGTTCAAAGGCATCGTGTCCAATTCGGTCTCTCTTCTCAAAACTTCCATGGTGGCCACGCTCGCGCTGACATTCGCGGCGGCAAGCATCGCGCCTGCCATGGCGGCCCCCTCTTCGGCGATCGTGGTGGATGCCAAGACCGGCAAGACGCTCTACGCCAAGGACGCCAATGCGCGCCGCTATCCGGCGTCGCTGACCAAGATGATGACGCTGTACCTGACCTTCGAAGCACTCAAGGCCGGCCGCATCAGCAAGAATTCGCCGGTCGTCTTCTCGGCCAGGGCCGCGGCCGAACCGCCGACCAAGCTTGGCGTGCGCAAGGGTGGCTCCGTCACGGTCGAGACCGCCATCCTTTCCATGGTCACCAAATCGGCAAACGATTCCTCGACCGCGCTTGCCGAGATGCTGGGCGGCACGGAAGCCAATTTCGCCCGCATGATGACGTCCAAGGCGCGTGCGCTCGGCATGAAGGGCACGGTGTTCCGCAACGCCAACGGCTTGCCGGACCCCGGCCAGTTCACCACCGCTCAGGACATGGCCACCCTCGGCATGGCGCTGCGCGAACATTTCCCGCAGTATTATGGCTACTTCTCGACCCGGTCGTTCGCCTACGGCAAGCGCCAGATCAACGGCCACAATCGCCTGCTCGGCCGCATCAAGGGTGTTGACGGCATCAAGACCGGCTACACCCGCGCATCCGGGTTCAACCTGGTTTCCTCGGTCAATGACGGCAACCGCAAGCTAGTCGCGGTTGTGATGGGCGGCACCTCTGGCGCTTCGCGCGACAACCAGATGGCGAAGCTCATCCAGTCCTACCTGCCGGAATCGTCGACCCGTGGTTCCGGTCCGATCGTTGCGCGTGCATCGAACGACACTGCGGTTGCCGCGCTCTCCAACGCGCTGCTGCCCAAGAAGAACGCCCCGACGCCCGAGGAAAAGCCGGAGACCGTCGTAGCCTCCGCTGACGAAGCCGTGGCCGACGAGGAAGTCGCCGAGGACGCAGTGGTCGAGGAAGCCCCGGCCAAGCCGTCGCGCAAGGACAAGAAGGTGATCGCGGCGGCGGTACCCGTCACCGCGTCGGCAGCCTCTGCGCCGATCCCGGCCGAGCTTCCGGTCGTGCAGGCCTATGCCGCCGAAGAAACGCCGATCGACCGTCTGATGACCGCCTCGACCGCCGACAATTCGGCCGCGGCCAGCACCAGCGCCTCCGGTGCCTGGGCCGTGCAGATCGCGTCGGCGCCGCGCGAGGCCGATGCCAAGGCACAGCTCGACAAGGTCGCCAAACAGGCCGGCCGCGTGCTGGCCAAGGCCTCCGGCTTCACCGTCGCCTTCGACAAGGACGGCACCACCTATTATCGCGCCCGCTTCGGTTTCGAGACCAAGGAAGCGGCGTGGAAGGCCTGCAACGCATTGAAGCGGAAGAGCATCTCCTGCTTCGCAGTACAGCAGTGA
- the clpA gene encoding ATP-dependent Clp protease ATP-binding subunit ClpA, which translates to MPAFSQGLEKALHQALTFANERHHEYATLEHLLLALIDDNEAAAVMRACNVDLDELKQTVLTYIDTELDNLVTGYDEDSKPTAGFQRVIQRAVIHVQSSGREEVSGANVLVAIFAERESHAAYFLQEQQMTRYDAVNYISHGIAKRPGASEGRTPRGAEDEQGGGSGGAEQQEESGKKKQQDALTAYCVNLNNKAKAGRIDPLIGRAPEINRTIQVLCRRSKNNPLYVGDPGVGKTAIAEGLAKRIVEGDVPEVLADATIFALDMGTLLAGTRYRGDFEERLKQVVKELEDYPGAILFIDEIHTVIGAGATSGGAMDASNLLKPALSSGAIRCIGSTTYKEFRQFFEKDRALVRRFQKIDVNEPTVEDAIEIMKGLKPYFEEFHKVKYTAEAIKASVELSARYINDRKLPDKAIDVIDETGASQMLLPEPKRKKTIGIKEIEQTIATMARIPPKTVSADDEKVLAGLDVELKRVVYGQDTAITALTSAIKLARAGLREPEKPIGSYLFSGPTGVGKTEVAKQLAASLGVELLRFDMSEYMERHTVSRLIGAPPGYVGFDQGGLLTDGVDQHPHCVLLLDEVEKAHPDLFNILLQVMDHGKLTDHNGKSIDFRNVILIMTTNAGASDAQRAAIGFGSTKREGDDVEAINRLFTPEFRNRLDAIIPFGSLPVPVVHQVVQKFVMQLEAQLSERGVTFDLSPEAIAWLAEKGYDERMGARPLGRVIQEHIKKPLADEVLFGKLKHGGTVRVTVEKKETGETGLKLETLADEAPVKPKKEPEEEETPKPRKAPAKKAVAKKAATAKPEPKGKDGGKRSLVPQLPRKG; encoded by the coding sequence ATGCCGGCTTTCTCCCAGGGCCTGGAAAAGGCGCTTCATCAGGCGCTGACCTTCGCCAACGAACGTCACCATGAATATGCGACGCTCGAACATCTTCTGCTTGCCCTGATCGACGACAACGAGGCGGCCGCGGTCATGCGCGCCTGCAATGTCGATCTGGACGAGTTGAAACAGACAGTTTTGACCTACATCGACACCGAACTCGACAATCTCGTCACCGGATATGACGAGGATTCCAAGCCGACGGCAGGGTTCCAGCGCGTCATCCAGCGCGCCGTCATCCACGTGCAATCGTCCGGCCGCGAGGAAGTTTCCGGCGCCAACGTACTCGTCGCGATCTTCGCCGAGCGCGAGAGCCATGCCGCCTATTTCCTGCAGGAACAGCAGATGACCCGCTACGACGCGGTCAACTACATCTCGCATGGCATCGCCAAGCGCCCCGGCGCGTCGGAGGGCCGCACGCCACGCGGCGCCGAGGATGAGCAAGGTGGTGGCAGCGGCGGCGCCGAGCAGCAGGAAGAAAGCGGCAAGAAGAAGCAGCAGGACGCGCTGACTGCCTATTGCGTCAACCTCAACAACAAGGCCAAGGCCGGGCGTATCGATCCGCTCATCGGCCGCGCGCCGGAGATCAACCGCACCATCCAGGTGCTGTGCCGCCGCTCCAAGAACAATCCGCTCTATGTCGGCGACCCCGGCGTCGGCAAGACGGCGATCGCGGAGGGCCTGGCCAAGCGCATCGTTGAAGGCGATGTGCCGGAAGTGCTGGCGGACGCCACCATCTTCGCGCTCGACATGGGCACGCTTTTGGCCGGCACGCGCTATCGCGGCGATTTCGAGGAGCGTCTGAAGCAGGTCGTCAAGGAGCTCGAGGATTATCCCGGTGCGATCCTGTTCATCGACGAGATCCATACCGTGATTGGCGCAGGCGCCACTTCGGGCGGGGCGATGGACGCCTCGAACCTGTTGAAGCCCGCGCTTTCGTCGGGAGCGATTCGTTGCATCGGCTCAACGACTTACAAGGAGTTCCGCCAGTTCTTCGAAAAGGACCGCGCGCTGGTGCGGCGCTTCCAGAAGATCGACGTCAACGAGCCGACCGTCGAGGACGCCATCGAGATCATGAAGGGCCTCAAGCCCTATTTCGAGGAGTTCCACAAGGTCAAGTACACCGCTGAGGCGATCAAGGCGTCGGTTGAGCTTTCGGCCCGCTACATCAACGACCGCAAGCTGCCGGACAAGGCGATCGACGTCATCGACGAGACCGGCGCCTCGCAGATGTTGCTGCCCGAGCCGAAGCGCAAGAAGACGATCGGCATCAAGGAGATCGAGCAGACCATCGCCACGATGGCGCGCATTCCGCCAAAAACCGTCTCGGCCGACGACGAGAAGGTTCTGGCCGGCCTTGATGTCGAGCTGAAGCGTGTCGTTTACGGCCAGGATACAGCGATCACCGCCTTGACCTCGGCGATCAAGCTGGCGCGTGCCGGCCTGCGCGAACCGGAGAAGCCGATCGGCTCCTACCTGTTCTCGGGCCCGACCGGCGTCGGCAAGACCGAGGTCGCCAAGCAGCTCGCCGCCTCGCTCGGCGTCGAACTGCTGCGCTTCGACATGTCGGAATATATGGAACGCCACACCGTCTCGCGGCTGATCGGCGCGCCTCCCGGCTATGTCGGCTTCGACCAGGGCGGTCTCCTGACCGACGGCGTCGACCAGCATCCGCACTGCGTGCTCTTGCTCGACGAAGTCGAAAAGGCGCATCCGGACCTGTTCAACATCCTGTTGCAGGTGATGGACCACGGCAAGCTGACCGACCATAACGGCAAGTCGATCGACTTCCGCAATGTCATCCTGATCATGACCACCAATGCGGGCGCGTCGGATGCGCAGCGGGCGGCGATCGGCTTCGGCTCGACCAAGCGCGAAGGTGACGACGTCGAGGCGATCAACCGGCTGTTCACGCCGGAATTCCGCAACCGCCTCGATGCCATCATCCCGTTCGGCTCGCTGCCGGTGCCGGTGGTGCATCAGGTCGTGCAGAAGTTCGTCATGCAGCTCGAAGCCCAGCTTTCCGAGCGTGGCGTCACCTTCGACCTGTCGCCCGAGGCGATCGCCTGGCTGGCCGAAAAGGGTTACGACGAACGCATGGGTGCGCGTCCGCTTGGCCGTGTCATCCAGGAGCACATCAAGAAGCCGCTGGCTGACGAGGTGTTGTTCGGTAAGCTCAAGCATGGCGGCACGGTGCGCGTCACCGTCGAGAAGAAGGAAACCGGCGAGACCGGTCTGAAGCTTGAAACGCTCGCCGACGAGGCGCCGGTCAAGCCGAAGAAGGAGCCGGAGGAAGAAGAGACGCCGAAGCCGCGCAAGGCGCCGGCCAAGAAGGCGGTTGCCAAGAAGGCAGCGACGGCAAAGCCGGAGCCGAAGGGCAAGGACGGCGGCAAGCGCAGCCTTGTGCCGCAACTTCCGCGCAAGGGCTGA
- a CDS encoding HIT family protein — MSYDDTNIFAKLLRGEIPSHRVYEDDAVIAFMDVMPQGVGHTLVVPRAPSRNLLDADPATLAPLFAVTQKIAHAVKKAFAADGVTVMQFNEPASGQTVYHLHVHVVPRFEGVPLKPHTGGMEKPEVLAANAEKIKAALAG, encoded by the coding sequence ATGAGCTATGACGATACCAACATCTTCGCCAAGCTGCTGCGCGGCGAAATCCCTTCGCATCGCGTCTATGAGGACGATGCGGTCATCGCCTTCATGGATGTCATGCCGCAGGGGGTAGGCCATACGCTGGTGGTGCCGCGCGCGCCATCGCGCAACCTGCTCGACGCCGATCCGGCGACGCTCGCCCCCCTCTTCGCCGTCACCCAGAAGATCGCCCATGCCGTGAAAAAGGCTTTCGCAGCCGACGGCGTAACCGTCATGCAGTTCAACGAGCCGGCTTCGGGCCAGACCGTCTACCACCTGCATGTTCATGTCGTCCCCCGCTTCGAAGGCGTGCCGTTGAAGCCGCATACCGGAGGAATGGAGAAGCCCGAGGTGTTGGCGGCTAACGCGGAGAAGATCAAGGCGGCGCTGGCGGGCTGA
- a CDS encoding GNAT family N-acetyltransferase, which yields MDQGNDAGEHNEAGYAVRIAAGINAFTRDEWNGFFGTTRTSKAGYNPFVSFDFLSALEESGCAVPRTGWQGHHLRLEADGKLLGAVPCYAKSHSQGEYVFDHGWADAFERAGGHYYPKLQCSVPFTPATGPRLLVSHGEDAGTVKAGLAAGLKLVTEQLGVSSAHVTFAGEDDVATLEAAGFLHRTDQQFHFFNEGYGCYDDFLATLASRKRKALKKERREALGNGITIERLTGKDITERAWDDFFAFYMDTGGRKWGRPYLNRRFFSLIGERMADDILLVMAKRNGRYIAGAINFIGSDTLYGRNWGCIEDHPFLHFEVCYHQAIDFAIERKLKVVEAGAQGEHKLARGYRPVTVHSAHYIAHPGLRRAVADYLARERREVAAMGDYLDDHTPFRKSEPVAD from the coding sequence ATGGACCAGGGCAACGACGCGGGCGAACACAATGAGGCGGGCTATGCCGTGCGCATAGCCGCCGGCATCAACGCCTTCACCCGCGACGAATGGAACGGTTTTTTCGGCACAACCAGAACATCGAAAGCCGGCTATAACCCTTTCGTTTCCTTCGATTTCCTGAGTGCTTTGGAAGAATCCGGCTGCGCCGTGCCGCGCACCGGCTGGCAGGGCCATCACCTGCGCCTGGAAGCCGACGGCAAGCTGCTGGGCGCGGTGCCCTGCTACGCAAAATCGCACAGCCAGGGTGAATATGTCTTCGATCATGGCTGGGCCGACGCGTTCGAACGCGCCGGCGGCCACTATTATCCCAAGCTGCAATGCTCGGTGCCGTTCACGCCGGCCACCGGCCCTCGTTTGCTGGTCTCGCATGGCGAGGATGCAGGCACCGTAAAAGCCGGGCTGGCGGCGGGATTGAAGCTCGTTACCGAGCAGCTCGGCGTGTCGTCGGCCCATGTCACTTTCGCCGGCGAAGACGATGTCGCAACGCTGGAAGCCGCCGGTTTCCTGCATCGCACCGACCAGCAGTTCCATTTCTTCAACGAAGGATATGGCTGCTACGACGACTTCCTGGCCACGCTGGCGTCACGTAAGCGCAAGGCACTGAAGAAGGAGCGCCGCGAAGCGCTGGGTAACGGCATCACCATCGAGCGGCTGACGGGCAAGGACATCACCGAACGCGCCTGGGACGATTTCTTCGCCTTCTACATGGATACCGGCGGGCGCAAATGGGGCCGTCCCTATCTCAACCGCCGCTTTTTCTCGCTGATCGGCGAACGCATGGCAGACGACATCCTGCTGGTGATGGCCAAACGCAATGGCCGCTACATCGCCGGCGCGATCAACTTCATCGGCTCCGACACGCTTTATGGGCGCAACTGGGGCTGTATCGAGGACCATCCCTTCCTGCATTTCGAGGTCTGCTACCATCAGGCCATCGACTTCGCGATCGAACGCAAGCTGAAGGTGGTCGAGGCCGGCGCGCAAGGCGAGCACAAGCTGGCCCGCGGCTACCGGCCGGTGACGGTTCATTCGGCGCACTACATCGCCCATCCGGGCCTGCGGCGCGCGGTGGCCGACTATCTGGCGCGCGAGCGCCGTGAAGTGGCGGCGATGGGCGATTATCTCGACGACCACACACCATTCCGCAAAAGCGAGCCGGTGGCGGATTAA
- a CDS encoding DMT family transporter, which translates to MRNYLYLIVAILFEVVATTALKETQGFTRLGPSLVVVTGYAFAFYFLSLPLRTMPVGIVYALWCAAGIVLITAIGWIWFRQALDLPAVIGMGLIMAGVVVINLFSKTLVH; encoded by the coding sequence CTGCGAAACTATCTCTACCTCATCGTCGCGATCCTGTTCGAGGTGGTTGCCACCACCGCGCTCAAGGAGACGCAAGGGTTCACCCGGCTCGGGCCGTCGCTAGTCGTGGTGACGGGATATGCCTTCGCCTTCTATTTCCTGTCGCTGCCTTTGCGCACCATGCCGGTCGGCATTGTCTATGCGCTGTGGTGCGCGGCCGGCATCGTGCTCATCACCGCCATCGGCTGGATCTGGTTTCGCCAGGCGCTCGATCTGCCGGCCGTGATCGGCATGGGGCTGATCATGGCAGGCGTAGTGGTGATCAATCTGTTTTCCAAGACGCTCGTCCACTAG
- a CDS encoding AzlC family ABC transporter permease: protein MPDQTTHRSIYRRRAWYLKGMRGAFSLPGLILVSSFVGFAALAKDAGVTAAQAVFMTGIVWALPSMVVLVGAIVSGAILPAAMLAVTLSAIRLMPMVMALLPEMRADKTRPWVLYLLSHFVAVTSWVLAMERLRHIPRDMRATYYAGLGSTLVLTNMIVVATVYAVADRLPSTVSAMLLLLTPMYFLTSLWGSARERAGHLAMVLGLGLGPLFHVLVPKLDLLAAGLVGGTAAYGWHRWRRKARAA from the coding sequence ATGCCAGACCAAACCACGCACCGCTCCATATACCGGCGAAGGGCCTGGTATCTGAAAGGCATGCGCGGCGCGTTCTCGCTTCCTGGTCTGATCCTCGTCAGCTCTTTCGTCGGTTTCGCAGCCCTGGCGAAGGATGCGGGCGTGACGGCGGCGCAGGCCGTGTTCATGACAGGCATCGTCTGGGCATTGCCGTCCATGGTCGTGCTGGTGGGCGCCATTGTGTCCGGAGCGATCCTGCCGGCGGCGATGCTCGCCGTGACTTTGTCGGCCATACGCCTGATGCCGATGGTGATGGCGCTTTTGCCCGAGATGCGCGCCGACAAAACCCGGCCGTGGGTGCTTTATCTGCTTTCGCATTTCGTCGCTGTTACCTCCTGGGTGCTGGCGATGGAACGCCTGAGGCATATTCCGCGCGACATGCGCGCGACCTATTACGCCGGGCTCGGCAGCACGCTGGTTTTGACGAACATGATCGTGGTCGCCACCGTCTATGCCGTGGCGGACAGGCTCCCGTCGACCGTATCGGCGATGCTGCTTTTGCTGACACCGATGTATTTCCTGACCTCGCTATGGGGCTCGGCGCGCGAGCGGGCAGGGCATCTCGCCATGGTTCTCGGCCTCGGTCTCGGGCCGCTCTTCCATGTCCTGGTGCCGAAACTGGATCTCCTGGCGGCCGGACTGGTCGGTGGCACGGCGGCTTATGGCTGGCATCGGTGGCGGCGCAAGGCGCGCGCCGCATGA
- a CDS encoding DnaJ domain-containing protein: protein MAIAIAMIAVLLAVLGMAGLFLRADPRAVAANVRIALPVGLGAAGAGILAIGRTGMGLLILAVAAGLYALLRRQAKSLPLIARQSIVRTAALEMELDHDTGRLEGLVLAGLSEGRMLGAMNLTELGRLYRELAVDADSRQLLEAYLDGRFPVWRLDTQTYRGEGLRIAPGPGAMTKEEAYKILGLETGAAATDVRKAHRRLMQRLHPDVGNASFLAARINEAKDVLLSNHH, encoded by the coding sequence ATGGCGATTGCGATCGCGATGATTGCGGTGTTGCTTGCTGTACTGGGCATGGCGGGGCTGTTTTTGCGCGCCGATCCCAGGGCCGTTGCAGCCAATGTCCGCATTGCCCTGCCGGTGGGGCTGGGCGCCGCCGGCGCTGGAATTCTCGCTATTGGCCGCACCGGGATGGGATTGCTCATTCTGGCCGTCGCGGCCGGGCTCTACGCGCTACTGCGCAGGCAAGCCAAATCACTGCCGCTGATCGCCCGCCAATCCATCGTGCGGACGGCTGCCCTGGAAATGGAACTCGATCACGACACGGGACGGCTCGAAGGTCTCGTGCTTGCCGGCCTCAGCGAAGGGCGCATGCTGGGGGCGATGAATTTGACGGAACTGGGCCGTCTCTACCGCGAACTGGCCGTCGATGCCGACAGCCGCCAGTTGCTAGAGGCGTATCTTGACGGCCGATTTCCCGTCTGGCGCCTCGACACGCAGACGTATCGTGGCGAGGGGCTGCGTATTGCGCCAGGTCCGGGCGCCATGACTAAGGAGGAGGCCTACAAGATCCTTGGTCTTGAAACGGGCGCCGCCGCGACGGATGTCCGCAAGGCGCACCGCCGCCTGATGCAGCGCCTGCACCCCGATGTCGGAAACGCGTCGTTCCTGGCGGCGCGGATCAATGAAGCCAAGGACGTCCTGCTCTCCAATCACCACTGA
- a CDS encoding L-serine ammonia-lyase: protein MFLSVFDLFKIGIGPSSSHTMGPMTAAVRFLDEVENGDWPRPSGVKVERIGASLHGSLAYTGIGHGTDRAVVLGLAGQTPQTVDPDKADEIVAEITASKQIRPQGRSSSYRFDPAKDLVLDKKTPLTGHANGMAFYAYDSADRLLLKRIYYSIGGGFVVSEEELQRMKTKGSVTTEGKKVPHPFKNAVEMLKMAEKSGLSIAEMKRINEETHMSREKLDAGLDAVWDAMRGCIDRGLSQEGIMPGGLKVRRRARQLHDKLQEQWQQNRPNPLLANDWLSIYAMAVNEENAAGGRVVTAPTNGAAGVVPAVMRYWLHFHPEADQASIRDFLLTAAAIGGIIKSNASISGAEVGCQGEVGSASAMAAAGLCAVMGGNPEQVENAAEIALEHHLGMTCDPVAGLVQVPCIERNALGAVKAVTAASLAIKGDGKHFVPLDAAIETMRQTGLDMNEKYKETSLGGLAVNVVEC, encoded by the coding sequence GTGTTTCTTTCAGTTTTCGACCTGTTCAAGATCGGCATCGGTCCATCCAGTTCGCACACGATGGGCCCGATGACGGCGGCCGTGCGCTTTCTTGACGAGGTCGAGAATGGTGACTGGCCCCGGCCTTCGGGTGTGAAGGTGGAGCGAATCGGCGCCAGCCTGCACGGGTCGCTCGCCTATACCGGCATCGGCCATGGCACGGACCGCGCCGTCGTGCTGGGTCTCGCCGGTCAGACACCGCAGACCGTCGACCCCGACAAAGCCGACGAGATCGTCGCCGAAATCACCGCGAGCAAGCAGATCAGGCCGCAGGGGCGCTCATCGTCCTATCGATTCGACCCGGCCAAGGATCTGGTTCTGGACAAGAAGACCCCGCTGACCGGCCACGCCAACGGCATGGCCTTCTATGCCTATGACAGCGCCGATCGGCTGCTGCTCAAGCGTATCTATTATTCGATCGGCGGCGGCTTCGTCGTTTCCGAGGAAGAACTGCAGCGCATGAAGACGAAGGGGTCGGTGACGACCGAAGGCAAGAAGGTACCGCATCCCTTCAAGAACGCCGTCGAAATGCTCAAGATGGCTGAGAAAAGCGGCCTTTCCATCGCCGAGATGAAGCGGATCAATGAAGAGACGCACATGTCGCGCGAAAAGCTGGATGCCGGGCTCGACGCGGTGTGGGACGCCATGCGCGGCTGCATCGACCGCGGCCTCAGCCAGGAAGGCATCATGCCCGGCGGGTTGAAGGTGCGCCGGCGCGCGCGCCAGTTGCATGACAAGTTGCAGGAGCAATGGCAGCAGAACCGGCCGAACCCGCTGCTCGCCAATGACTGGCTGTCGATCTACGCGATGGCGGTCAACGAAGAGAACGCCGCCGGCGGGCGCGTGGTGACGGCGCCGACCAACGGCGCCGCTGGCGTGGTGCCGGCCGTCATGCGCTATTGGCTGCATTTCCATCCCGAGGCCGATCAGGCCTCGATCCGCGATTTCCTGCTGACCGCGGCGGCCATTGGCGGCATCATCAAGTCGAATGCCTCGATCTCCGGGGCCGAGGTCGGTTGCCAGGGCGAGGTGGGTTCGGCCTCGGCGATGGCGGCCGCCGGGCTTTGCGCGGTCATGGGCGGCAATCCCGAGCAGGTGGAGAATGCGGCCGAGATCGCGCTCGAGCACCATCTCGGCATGACCTGCGATCCCGTTGCAGGCTTGGTGCAGGTGCCATGCATCGAGCGCAACGCGCTTGGCGCCGTGAAGGCGGTGACAGCCGCCTCGCTCGCCATTAAAGGCGACGGCAAGCATTTCGTGCCGCTGGACGCGGCCATCGAGACCATGCGTCAGACCGGCCTCGACATGAACGAGAAATACAAGGAAACCAGCCTGGGCGGCCTCGCGGTCAACGTTGTGGAGTGCTGA